The Plasmodium falciparum 3D7 genome assembly, chromosome: 5 DNA window gtatacatatatatatatatatatatatacattttttaatacatcgaaatatttatacataattcTATCCGTGTTAAGGTTGAATAATATCctttgaagaaaataaaataattaaagaatttataatttttattagtaTTCATTgcaataacatttttttagaCATGTTTTAAGGtctaatttttattatattaaaaaaaaattaaatcattAATGAGTATAAGAGGAGCGACTTTTAGTTCTTTCCtttctaaataataataaaaaaatatatattacataaacaaataaaattatgaataacaaaattgatatgcaataaaataaaataaataaataaataaatatatatatatatatgtatgcttgcgtgtaacaaaaaaaaaaattccttCTAATAAAgtatacacatacatatatgtatatatacatatatttatatatatagatatattcaTGTGTATGAGTCTATCAATACCTTATCAAcatttacataaaaaaaaaaaaaaaaaaaaaattatctgaCCTATTGAAGAGAACTCAATTTAACTTTTGGCGTATTGTTCTCTTTACTTAAATCAAATtcatcaaaaaaattatcaatatccatgtttattttatttttatatcttttatctATCATCCTTGATTCCCCAGTACTTTTAAAGAAATTATGATTTTTGTCCTCACGATGTACACTAtcgttattttttatattagtaGCCCCccaattcatattattattattattattatgcaaAGGAAGTGGTCTTTCCTCttttatttgttcttttaaggtaacattattttgtatattgttattattaaataaatttgtaTCAGATATAAATTGAGGGGacttattttcttctttcataTTTTCCTTAGGTAGAGAAATATGATAATCTATATTGTTAGGGTTCCATGTGTCAACAAAAAAttgatcattattaatattatcaaattGACTATAGTcaacattattttttctattatcattaaatatattttttttgtcaaGATATGTGGATTCGTCTccattaatatgtatatgctccataatattatttgtatctcctataaattcatttctttttttaaggtCCCCACCTGTTTGTAATGGAGCTCCTGATTTTGTGATTTCGTTCAAATTATCCTGGAAGTCACCTTTATTCTTAATAATACCCTTTATCTTgtctataaaattataagacTTTTGAGGATCATCCATCTGATTATCTTTTTGTTCCTTTTcttctaataataattcttttttcaaATCAACCATCAAAGATTCCAAAACATCAAAGGCACAGAACCGTATTTCCATATTATCATCTATCATACTTCTGGTGACCATTGGTAATATATTCGATACAAATTTCTTCACACAAAATTgatcatatgtatatttaatagaATGTAAAGTTGCTAGTTTTGTTTGTACAGATATATCATGCATACCAACCTGGAATACATTCtctaaaatattttgtttgtctgttattatatgttttgaaATTTTAGCTATACAAATAATACTGTTGGTTTTAATACAACcgtcattttcttttaaattttctaAGAGCATATTAAGAGCACCAGAtcttatatttgtttttaatttaggaaaaacatatataaaattctttatagtttcatttttaatagacatattattatccataaatccatatatataaggtttatatatttcattcatatgattattatttaaatgtttttctaaaaaaggaaaatattctAACAACACATATCTTACTGTTCTATCAGTCAAATGAAagcattttaaaaatatgggTCCATATACCATTTTTTCAAATTCATCACTTGGTATATCTTTtgaaatatgtaatataatttttaaacattttatataattctcgaatatatctatattctTACATAATTCTGGTAATATCATTTGAACTTTTACATCTAAGgatatattatcaatatgTTTAAACAAATTATCTAAAAATATACTCTTCTCTATTTTACTTCTCATATGGATTTCTGTTAGAAATAACATAGTTCTTacaatatgattattattttttaaattctcaTCATTT harbors:
- a CDS encoding protein kinase, putative, which codes for MLQYFVNKLFGDLPSSFNYMIGKKIEYDIKISYYEIYEGHDKNGEEVCVFIYEKNNKETSFVKRYIKNHLSYSKKLIHPNILKVLDTYENEKRIYIVTEKCVPLIYEKIKSDPIWGLYEIMRCIHFINSCNYIHGLINPLSIFVNSKGRWKLSNFDCIHEKNMSICNIYNDIKDHIFCSYGYKINIPNNIHSTYIDCNGLILLMIWSYKKYICSTGSMNDEYMFYENGKNNSNNVMRNMSKVDGLKMGSEKNDALFTFGNNIYNKNNVHNNTCSMMNYLSSDPYSITFPIFNVNYKKDKMEYIPHNLHKIYDMLNTYNCVEIDLNKILNDENLKNNNHIVRTMLFLTEIHMRSKIEKSIFLDNLFKHIDNISLDVKVQMILPELCKNIDIFENYIKCLKIILHISKDIPSDEFEKMVYGPIFLKCFHLTDRTVRYVLLEYFPFLEKHLNNNHMNEIYKPYIYGFMDNNMSIKNETIKNFIYVFPKLKTNIRSGALNMLLENLKENDGCIKTNSIICIAKISKHIITDKQNILENVFQVGMHDISVQTKLATLHSIKYTYDQFCVKKFVSNILPMVTRSMIDDNMEIRFCAFDVLESLMVDLKKELLLEEKEQKDNQMDDPQKSYNFIDKIKGIIKNKGDFQDNLNEITKSGAPLQTGGDLKKRNEFIGDTNNIMEHIHINGDESTYLDKKNIFNDNRKNNVDYSQFDNINNDQFFVDTWNPNNIDYHISLPKENMKEENKSPQFISDTNLFNNNNIQNNVTLKEQIKEERPLPLHNNNNNNMNWGATNIKNNDSVHREDKNHNFFKSTGESRMIDKRYKNKINMDIDNFFDEFDLSKENNTPKVKLSSLQ